The genomic region GGAATTATATAACCCAAATAGCCAGCTAGCGGTAGGTTTTTTTGTGTTACAGTAGGATCTCTCCAAGCATCTTATAATCTCATTGTTAGACTAACATCTCTTTTTGTCTATGAATAACCATGATAAACCATTTGTTACTCATGTGCTGCACATTGCctaatataaaaagttaatgGGTCGCGCGTCAATTATTTTCCTTAGATGAGTTATACTTTGTTCCCTGTATGAATAACTGGTGTATACTTTGTAAGTTTGCACAGTAAAAGTTCTATTGAAAGCATACCTACCTTTATATCATCTAAACTTCGACAAATAACCTccaataaaaatactttacTAGAAGCCTCTGGAATACTGAATGGACCTGtaaaatttgaatatgatattgtTCCTCAACGCATGGGGAGGCTGTTTGTGAAATGTTTCACGACTATCTAAGTAGTTATAGTTGATATTCATGTCTGCCATTTAATTTGTCTTTCTGGGTAAGGCTTTGCGAGTGTATGATAGTATCTTTTTAATGATTGAGAATGTCTTGAACAGAGCATTTGACTAACATGCTTCTCTttccttgtttcttttttgccAGCAAATCCATGCACTTATTATGTCACTCAATTATACTGCAATTGAAATAAGGACGGCACACTCATTGGAATCATGGAATGGAGGTGTTCTTGTGATGGTTTCTGGTTCTGTACAAGTGAAGGATTCAACTGAAAGAAGGAAATTTGTGGAAACATTTTTCCTAGCACCTCAAGAGAAGGGctattttgttttgaatgaTGTTTTTCACTTCATTGATGAGGCACCAATTCACCATCATCCAGCTGTCATACTAACCCAGAACCATCTTGACTCTAAAGTTAATGTTCCTACTGCTATCCCTGAGCCAGGTATCATGATATAACTtgaattgataattaaaaaactagaTTCTATATTACAGTACATGAGCTGTTCAACAAATATAGGAGGGaagcaattaagtaaatttattagtattcTTTGATAGGAAGCCCATGCCCAATGTTACTGAGTTTTAGTGGCTGCTAGATGTAGATATCTAGCCTAAGGTTATGATATTGGCTGGCGAGGGgctttttcaaattaatatttgacaCTGAAATGTGTTGATTGATTCTTTTAGATTTGATGCTAGTGTTTTATCTGAGAAATTCGGTGAAAGTCCTGACTGCATGTGTAGAAgacaatattttaaatttaaaagcttTTTCGCTGATAAACTGATGATTTCTTCAGTTGCAAATTATTTGTTGGGTGGCGAATTCCAGGCCAGGGAATTTGTTGCTCCTGCTGATGCCAAGGAAAATGGCCTACCAGTTGACAACTACACTTTTCAAGAGCAACAGTTGCATCAAGCTCCTGAGTCCGAAAATGTTCGCGAGGAAAATTCTATAGAAGCAAATGGTCCACTTCAAAAAACAGGGAGCAGTGCCCAGGACCAGTTGCTTGCTTCTGTTGACGAGCCCATTGGAGAGCCCCAAAAACACACTTATGCTTCTATTGTACGTTTCTACATATGGCAGTTAATTTCACTTATACATGCGTGCTATATACATTATAGGTATATTTTGCACAGAATTAGATTCCTCTTACTTTTTTGGACTGACAtcacttctattttttttttttccttttttgtcaTTGTCAGTTACGTGTGGCTAAGGGACAGTCTGCACCTTCAGTTGCTTCCCAGCCTTCTCTTAACAAGAATTCCCCACCTACCTCAGATTGGAATCATGCTTCACAACCTATCTCTCAAACAGAAACTGTAACAGCAAATTCATTCGAAAGGTTTGGAGCAGACACAGTTGAGGAGAATTCAACTGCAGAAGATGAAGGTTAGTGAAcgtgtttttttttcttaattttgaaatttgataGTGATAccattatacttttttttgttttattatttttaattcctGAGCACTTATATTGTTGccaatttgattaattgtttTAGATGAAGTAAAGTCTGTGTATGTGAGAAATTTGCCCACTACTATATCTGAAGCTGAAATTGCTGAGGAATTCAAGAATTTTGGCAGTATTGTACCTGATGGTGTTGTCATTCGAAGTCGAAAGGTCTACTGTTGCATGTGTTTTAACAGTTCTTACCTTCTTACCTTGAAGCTATTGTGCTTATATTTTCAGTATCTAATTATATGCAGGATGTTGGTGTATGTTATgcatttgttgaatttgaAGATATGACTGCTGTTCATAATGCAGTGAAGGTATTATTCTAGGTTAAAAGCTTCAACAAAAGCTTATTTATTTTCGTTATTCTTCTTTCTGGATTACTTTATTAGGTTGACTGACTAAAATTTTTGGTACTGGTCTGTGATGCAcagtttcttttataaataagaaaagggaaaaaagttaaaaggaaaaaacaatAAAGTCCCAGATTtaactttgatttttcttttctgttcaCTT from Ricinus communis isolate WT05 ecotype wild-type chromosome 9, ASM1957865v1, whole genome shotgun sequence harbors:
- the LOC8265726 gene encoding nuclear transport factor 2, producing the protein MSTPYPIPVTAAQVGTYFVGQYYQLVQQQPEFVYQFYSDASTMLRIDGTNRDNATTMLQIHALIMSLNYTAIEIRTAHSLESWNGGVLVMVSGSVQVKDSTERRKFVETFFLAPQEKGYFVLNDVFHFIDEAPIHHHPAVILTQNHLDSKVNVPTAIPEPVANYLLGGEFQAREFVAPADAKENGLPVDNYTFQEQQLHQAPESENVREENSIEANGPLQKTGSSAQDQLLASVDEPIGEPQKHTYASILRVAKGQSAPSVASQPSLNKNSPPTSDWNHASQPISQTETVTANSFERFGADTVEENSTAEDEDEVKSVYVRNLPTTISEAEIAEEFKNFGSIVPDGVVIRSRKDVGVCYAFVEFEDMTAVHNAVKAGTAHVAGRQVYIEERRPNSNIPSRAGRGRGRGRGSYPMDALRGRFGGRGFARVGVYDGGDRDYNRSRGNGYYRPSPRQDRGFTGYQVSRTGQNQWE